The Roseofilum casamattae BLCC-M143 genome contains the following window.
GATACACCACTCCACAATGTAATCTCAACATATATTGACCGGCACTGAGCCAATCTCCAGGAATCCGAACTACAGCACGATATTCACCGGGAACCCTTTTATCGAGTAAAGGAAGATTAGTATCTGTATCTTCAGTGCTAATCAGAGGAGAACCATCGGCTGCATGAATAATTGCCGATACCACTGCGCCGTAAGTTACCTCTCGCACGACATAATCTATAGTAATTTTAAATCCTTGACGAACATCGAGTAAATCGCTGTCTGAGTGGAGCTTTGCTTCCAAAATTTGCATGGGATTGCTGTTATGATATTCTGCTTGCCACATTTGAGTGTCGGTATAGCCATCATTCATATAGCTGGCAACAACATTTGGCGTTTCTCCACTCATTCGTAAGTTGCCTTTATCCATCCATAAGACGCGATCGGTTAGGGTCGATATCGCTCCCATGCTATGACTGACAAATAATACTGTTCTCCCTTCTTTGCTGACATCACGCATCTTTCCCAGACACCTTTTCTGGAATTCACCGTCCCCAACCGCGAGTACTTCATCCACCACCAAAATCTCTGGCTCTAAATGAGCGGCGACAGCAAAGGCAAGACGAACATACATTCCAGAAGAATACCGTTTCACGGGGGTATCCAAAAACTTCTCAACTTCTGCAAAGGCCACAATTTCGTCAAATTTACGTTCGATCTCAACTTTGGTCATCCCTAATATGGCACCATTGAGATAAATATTTTCCCGACC
Protein-coding sequences here:
- a CDS encoding polysaccharide ABC transporter ATP-binding protein, whose translation is MSDTTAICVENLAKKYIIGHHQESNQALRHVLAAGLSNLKQNILSPSSAKHRDKKTEEFWALQDVSFDIKQGERVGIIGRNGAGKSTLLKLISRITEPTEGKITIQGKVASLLEVGTGFHADLTGRENIYLNGAILGMTKVEIERKFDEIVAFAEVEKFLDTPVKRYSSGMYVRLAFAVAAHLEPEILVVDEVLAVGDGEFQKRCLGKMRDVSKEGRTVLFVSHSMGAISTLTDRVLWMDKGNLRMSGETPNVVASYMNDGYTDTQMWQAEYHNSNPMQILEAKLHSDSDLLDVRQGFKITIDYVVREVTYGAVVSAIIHAADGSPLISTEDTDTNLPLLDKRVPGEYRAVVRIPGDWLSAGQYMLRLHCGVVYQAIFDNIEALRFELTETGNPKVRKHKIAYFMPYLDWHQETID